The DNA window GGTAGAGGGTCTTCCCGATCGTCATCCAATATGTAGGTGTCGGAGGGTATCCCCGCGTCGCAGGGGTTGGTCACGCAGCTTTCATTTTCGCCAGCGCCTTCTCCACGTCCTTCAGGGGAAGGCAATTGATGACGTCGGTTTTCGTAAGCCAGCCTTTGCGGGCGATGCCGACGCCGACGCCGAGAAACTGGAGGTCAGGGATGTTGTGGGCGTCGGGGTTGATGGCGCATTTGACACCGAGTTCCTTCGCGTGTTTCCAAAGGCGCCAGTCCATGTCGAGGCGGTAGGGATGAGAATTGATTTCGATGATCTTATTGTGCTTCGCGGCGGCGGCGATGACCTGTGGCATGTTAACGGCGTAGCCTTCGCGTTCCAGCAACAGGCGGCCCGTCGGATGACCGAGTATCGTTACCCGCGGATGAGCGAGCGCTTTGCAGATGCGCTTGGTCATCTTCTCGGCGTCCATGGTGAAGCCCTGGTGGACGCTGGCGACGACGTAGTCAAAGAGCGCGAGCGTCTGGTCATCGAAATCGAGCGAGCCGTCGGCCAGGATGTCGCACTCGGTGCCAAAGAAAATGCGGAAATCTTCTTTGGCGAATTTGACGTTCAGTTTTTTGATCTCGGCTGCCTGGAGGCGGACGCGTTTTTCGTCGAGGCCATGGGCCTGGTGTTCGGATTTGCTATGGTCGGCGATGCCGAGATACTCCAAGCCCAAATCCAGCGCTGCCTGAGCCATGGCCTCCACGGTCTCGATGCCATCGCTCCAGGTTGAGTGGCAGTGGAAGGTGCCACGGAGATTCGACAGTTCGATCAACTTCGGCAGCTTCCCTGTTTCTGCGGCTTCGATCTCCCCCATGTCCTCGCGCAATTCGGGCTGGACGTAATCGAGCTTGAGCGCCTTGTAGAGGTCCTCCTCGGTCTTGCACTTGATGGAACTGCCCAGTTCCTTTGCGCTTTTCTCTTTCTCCCCGGCAGGCGAGAAACCGTATTCATTGAGCGAAAGATTCTTCAACTTCAACGCCCGGGCGCGGAGCGCGATGTTGTGTTCCTTGCTGCCGGTGAAATAGTTGAGCGCGAAGGCGTACTGGTCATCAGTGACAACGCGGAGGTCGGCCTGGATGCCACCCCTCAAAACCACGCTGGCTTTCGTCTCGCCCTTCACGCTGACGCTGAGGATGCCGGGCATTTCGGCGAAGTCCTCGATGATCGCCGGGGCATTCTTCGGCTTGGCGCTGACAAGGAAGTCGATGTCGCCAATGGTTTCGCGGCAACGGAGCAGGCTGCCAGCGATGCTGCAGCGAATAACGCCCTCGTGCGATCGCAGCGCTTCGATGATCGGCTTCGCAGCGGCGTAGGCCTTGTCATAAAGATGCCGACCACTGAACTGGCGCACGAGCGCGATGCCTTCGAGTATCTTCTGCTGCGATTTCTCACCGAATCCATCAAGCGCAGCAATCTTGCCCGCTTTGCAGGCAGCCTCCAGTTTTTCGACAGAATCGACCTTGAGTTTATCGTATAAGATCTTCGCCCGCTTCGGCCCGAAGCCGGGAATCTTCAGCATCTCCAGTAAGCCTTGAGGCATGGAAGACTTCAACTCGTCATAGAACCCCAGCTTGTTCGTGGTGTACAACTCGGTGATCTTGGCTGCGAGGTCCTTACCGATGCCCTTGATGTCCGTAAGGCGCTCTTCCTTGATGAGTGTGCCGAGGTCTTCTGGCAGGCCGTCAACCATGCGCGCGGCGTTGTAGTAGGCGCGCACACGGAACGGGTTGTTGCCCTTCAGCTCCAGCAGCGCGCCGATCTCCTCGAAAACTTCCGCGATTTGCTTTTTGTCCATGCCAGATCTTTCGGTTCGCCCCGTGCGAAATCATGAACTCGGATGTGCCGGTGGTTTCACCTGCAACGTCGAGTTCACTTCGCGCACCCCGTCGGTTTCCAGTGCGATCAGCATCGCTCTTCCGATTTGCTGGTGGGAAGCGACGTTACCCGCCAGCGTGACGCGGCCGTCGGTGGTGTTGACGGAGATACCAAACAGGGAGA is part of the Verrucomicrobiia bacterium genome and encodes:
- the polX gene encoding DNA polymerase/3'-5' exonuclease PolX, whose product is MDKKQIAEVFEEIGALLELKGNNPFRVRAYYNAARMVDGLPEDLGTLIKEERLTDIKGIGKDLAAKITELYTTNKLGFYDELKSSMPQGLLEMLKIPGFGPKRAKILYDKLKVDSVEKLEAACKAGKIAALDGFGEKSQQKILEGIALVRQFSGRHLYDKAYAAAKPIIEALRSHEGVIRCSIAGSLLRCRETIGDIDFLVSAKPKNAPAIIEDFAEMPGILSVSVKGETKASVVLRGGIQADLRVVTDDQYAFALNYFTGSKEHNIALRARALKLKNLSLNEYGFSPAGEKEKSAKELGSSIKCKTEEDLYKALKLDYVQPELREDMGEIEAAETGKLPKLIELSNLRGTFHCHSTWSDGIETVEAMAQAALDLGLEYLGIADHSKSEHQAHGLDEKRVRLQAAEIKKLNVKFAKEDFRIFFGTECDILADGSLDFDDQTLALFDYVVASVHQGFTMDAEKMTKRICKALAHPRVTILGHPTGRLLLEREGYAVNMPQVIAAAAKHNKIIEINSHPYRLDMDWRLWKHAKELGVKCAINPDAHNIPDLQFLGVGVGIARKGWLTKTDVINCLPLKDVEKALAKMKAA